The following proteins are co-located in the Leishmania panamensis strain MHOM/PA/94/PSC-1 chromosome 26 sequence genome:
- a CDS encoding eukaryotic peptide chain release factor subunit 1, putative (TriTrypDB/GeneDB-style sysID: LpmP.26.0200) has product MRLLSKSAHPDGSVEVRVSVSTSEDLWHLYNFILVGDLVLTKTRRKVPRENALGTLAAEMKMLNLEVEVKQITFTPDELRIQGVTKKENSFVKTGAHHTLTIHANPPQEVKITKSEWDSICEDRLKNACDECGKADTAAVLMNFGEAQVILVTPSFMHVKAKIDVTISKKHKGDGKARDKSIERFFKQSLDALVTHVNFEKTKLVLLCSPGHVREEFYAYIKEATQRADQGPLREVHLSLSKFLFVKVSSTTISGLKEALSDPGVAQRMESTKCLDDIRMWEKFQDTMNRDPDRCVYTPQCVYYAAMAGAVGDLMISDDVFRSESPTERRFFLSLVNFVRQSASSTVHVFSSKHVTGEQLTQLGSVAAVLRFSCPEIDEMEVVPEFLASKEVEEFIRENATSRVTV; this is encoded by the coding sequence ATGCGTCTCTTGAGCAAGTCTGCGCACCCGGATGGCTcggtggaggtgcgcgtCTCGGTCAGCACCTCAGAAGATTTGTGGCACTTGTACAACTTTATTCTCGTAGGCGACCTCGTACTCACCAAAACACGACGCAAAGTTCCGCGTGAGAACGCCCTTGGCACCCTCGCTGCGGAGATGAAGATGCTCAACCTCGAGGTCGAGGTGAAGCAGATCACCTTCACGCCAGACGAGCTGCGCATTCAGGGTGTGACCAAGAAGGAGAATAGCTTTGTAAAGACAGGCGCCCATCATACACTCACAATTCACGCAAATCCGCCGCAGGAGGTGAAAATCACCAAGTCGGAGTGGGATTCGATCTGCGAGGATCGCCTGAAGAACGCGTGCGACGAATGCGGCAAGGCCGACACGGCCGCCGTGCTGATGAACTTTGGCGAGGCTCAGGTGATTCTCGTCACGCCGTCGTTTATGCACGTCAAAGCGAAGATCGACGTCACCATCTCGAAGAAGCACAAAGGCGACGGTAAAGCACGCGACAAGAGCATCGAACGCTTTTTTAAGCAATCCCTCGACGCCCTCGTCACACATGTGAACTTCGAGAAGACGAAGCTCGTTCTGCTGTGCTCGCCAGGCCATGTGCGGGAGGAGTTTTACGCTTACATCAAGGAAGCCACCCAGCGCGCAGACCAGGGCCCATTACGCGAGGTGCACCTTAGCCTCTCCAAGTTCCTTTTTGTAAAGGTGTCATCGACGACGATCAGTGGGCTCAAGGAGGCTCTCAGCGACCCCGGCGTGGCGCAGCGTATGGAGTCGACCAAGTGCCTTGATGACATCCGCATGTGGGAGAAGTTCCAGGACACCATGAACAGGGATCCCGACAGGTGCGTCTATACCCCGCAGTGCGTGTACTACGCCGCGATGGCCGGTGCTGTTGGCGACCTCATGATTAGCGATGATGTTTTTCGCTCCGAAAGCCCGACAGAGCGGCGCTTCTTCTTATCCCTTGTGAATTTTGTGCGTCAGAGCGCATCATCAACTGTTCACGTCTTCTCTAGCAAGCACGTCACCGGTGAGCAGCTGACGCAGCTGGGCagcgtcgcggcggtgctgcgcttTAGCTGCCCTGAGATTGATGAGATGGAGGTGGTACCCGAGTTTTTGGCCTCCAAGGAGGTGGAAGAGTTTATTCGGGAGAACGCGACCTCTCGTGTGACGGTCTGA
- the SIR2 gene encoding NAD-dependent silent information regulator 2, putative (TriTrypDB/GeneDB-style sysID: LpmP.26.0210) — translation MATSPIAPPQEHVLGEPTLAGVARYINEKDVRRILVLVGAGASVAAGIPDFRSPDTGLYANLGKYNLEDPTDAFSLTLLREKPEIFYSIAKEMKLWPGHFQPTAVHHFIRLLQDEGRLLRCCTQNIDGLERAAGVSSDLLVEAHGSFAAAACIDCHTPYNIEQNYLEAMSGVVSRCSTCGGIAKPNVIFFGECLPDAFFDALHHDAPIAELVIIIGTSLQVHPFAMLPCFVPKSVPRIVMNRERVGGFLFRFPDDPPCALHDDVTAKKRDSPSSQTRSPSASARREVEREMEEASSPRNEESEKASTSSSSDGYGQYGDYDVRPDVCRDVLFRGDCQVSAVKLAEYLGLSEALAKRMQSVDAVPTSAGNVSHEVCN, via the coding sequence ATGGCAACGTCGCCGATAGCGCCACCTCAGGAGCACGTCCTCGGAGAGCCAACCTTAGCGGGCGTTGCTCGCTACATCAACGAAAAGGATGTGCGGCGCATTCTCGTCCTTGTCGGAGCAGGCGCCAGCGTGGCTGCCGGCATCCCAGACTTCCGCTCGCCTGATACCGGGCTCTACGCGAACCTCGGCAAGTACAACCTCGAAGATCCAACTGATGCATTCTcgttgacgctgctgcgcgagaagCCGGAGATATTCTACTCCATCGCCAAGGAGATGAAGTTGTGGCCGGGTCACTTTCAGCCCACTGCGGTACACCACTTCATCCGACTGCTGCAAGACGAGGGCCGTCTGCTGCGCTGTTGCACGCAGAACATCGATGGACTGGAGAGGGCAGCGGGCGTGTCGTCAGATCTCCTTGTCGAGGCGCACGGCTCTttcgcggcagctgcgtgcaTCGACTGCCACACGCCGTACAACATTGAGCAGAACTACCTGGAGGCGATGAGTGGTGTTGTCTCCCGCTGCTCTACATGCGGCGGCATTGCGAAACCAAACGTTATATTCTTCGGTGAATGTCTGCCAGACGCGTTCTTcgacgcgctgcaccacgaCGCCCCGATCGCTGAGCTCGTTATCATCATCGGGACATCGCTACAGGTGCACCCGTTTGCAATGCTGCCGTGCTTTGTGCCCAAGTCTGTCCCGCGCATCGTCATGAATCGGGAACGCGTCGGCGGCTTCCTCTTCCGCTTTCCTGATGACCCGCCCTGCGCTCTCCACGACGACGTGACTGCCAAGAAGAGGGACTCGCCATCCTCGCAGACTCGATCTCCATCCGCATCGGCTCGGCGTGAGGTGGAGcgggagatggaggaggcgtcTTCGCCTCGGAACGAGGAGTCCGAGAAGGCGTCGACGTCGAGCTCGAGCGACGGCTATGGGCAGTACGGCGACTACGATGTCCGCCCGGATGTCTGCCGCGATGTGCTCTTTCGCGGAGACTGCCAAGTGAGTGCCGTGAAGCTTGCTGAGTACCTGGGTCTcagcgaggcgctggcaAAGCGAATGCAGTCCGTCGATGCGGTACCCACTTCTGCAGGGAATGTATCGCATGAAGTGTGTAACTGA